TCGACTCTTCTTCATCAGGTTGGCTGCCGCTATTTGCAGACTGATTACAGGCAGAAAGAAACATAGATAAAATGAATGCGAGTGTAAAAAATAGGTATTTGTTCATGGGTAATCTCCTTTGTGAGTATTTCATATGTCATCTTATCCTAATCATTTTGATTTGTAAATCGTAATTATTACGTTTTATATAAAAATTTATTTTCCCTGGTTTTCAAATATGCATAATTTGCCGTCCGGTTTACTCATGAAAAATTTATATTTGCAAATTATCCAAGCGTGTGTTTAAATATCTTTTAGAAAGATTTAAACCGTAACGATTACGATTTAATTAAATGAATGGAGGAATTCCTTTGGCTAAAAAATCCAAGGTAGTAAAAGAAATTCAGCGTCAAGAGATGGTGTTAAAGTATGCTGCATTAAGAAGAGAGCTTAAAGAAAAAGGGGATTATGAAGGGCTTCGAAAGCTGCCGCGGGATTCTTCACCGACTCGATTGAAAAATCGTTGTGAAGTGACAGGACGACCGAGAGGATATCTAAGAAAGTTTAAGATGTCACGCATAGCATTCCGTGAGCTGGCCCATAAAGGACAAATTCCCGGGGTGAAAAAATCAAGCTGGTAATATGCGTCGCTGGCTCGACATCAAGGACAGGTG
The nucleotide sequence above comes from Bacillus sp. KH172YL63. Encoded proteins:
- the rpsN gene encoding 30S ribosomal protein S14, translating into MAKKSKVVKEIQRQEMVLKYAALRRELKEKGDYEGLRKLPRDSSPTRLKNRCEVTGRPRGYLRKFKMSRIAFRELAHKGQIPGVKKSSW